The nucleotide window GATTGAGTGAAAAAGATTGAGAAGATGAATTGGTTGATTGATCAAACTCTGTTGTTTTTGTTCGTTGCGGAATGCAGGATGGGATTTGTGACGCAGGACGACGTGCTGTTCCCTCAGCTGACGGTGGAGGAGACGCTGGTGTTCGCGGCCTTCCTGAGGCTGCCGGCGCGCATGTCCAAGCAGCAGAAGCGCGACCGGGTGGACGCCATCATCGCGGAGCTGAACCTGGAGCGGTGCCGGCACACCAAGATCGGCGGCGCGTTCGTGCGCGGGGTGTCGGGCGGCGAGAGGAAGCGGACGAGCATCGGGTACGAGATCCTGGTGGACCCGTCGCTGCTGCTGCTGGACGAGCCCACGTCCGGGCTGGACTCCACGTCGGCCAGCAAGCTCATCGTCATCCTGCAGCGGCTGGCCAAGTCGACGCGGCGGACCATCATCACCACCATCCACCAGCCGTCTAGCCGGATGTTCCACATGTTCGACAAGCTGCTGCTCATCTCCGAGGGCCACGCCATCTACCACGGCAAGGCCAGGGACTGCATGCACCACTTCTCGTCTCTCGGGTTCACGCCGGAGATCCCCATGAACCCGGCCGAGTTCCTGCTGGACCTCGCCACGGGCAACCTCGAGGACATCAGCGTCCCGGGGCTGCTCCGGGACGGCTCGCCGGCGCCGCAGGAGTTCAGGTCCCGCGTCGTCGCGTACCTCCAGGCCAAGTACAGGGACCACGCCGGGGAGGACCAGGCGAAGCAGCCGGCGAGGAGGCCCGGGGAGCAGCTGAGGCTGGCCATCCGGATGCGCAAGGACCGGAGCATCAACTGGTTCCAGCAGTTCGTGGTGCTGTCGCGGCGCACGTTCCGGGAGCGCGCCGCCGACTACCTGGACAAGATGCGGCTGGCGCAGGCCGTGGGCGTGGCGCTCCTGCTCGGCCTCCTGTGGTGGAAGTCGCAGACCGGCAACGAGGCGCAGCTGAGGGACCAGGTGGGGCTCATCTTCTACATCTGCATCTTCTGGACGTCGTCGTCGCTCTTCGGCTCCGTCTACGTGTTCCCCTTCGAGAAGCTGTACCTGGTCAAGGAGCGCAAGGCCGACATGTACCGCCTCAGCGCCTACTACGCCAGCAGCACCCTCTGCGACGCCGTGCCGCACGTCGTCTACCCGGTCCTCTTCATGGCCATCCTCTACTTCATGGCCGACCTCCGCCGCACC belongs to Triticum urartu cultivar G1812 chromosome 7, Tu2.1, whole genome shotgun sequence and includes:
- the LOC125520510 gene encoding ABC transporter G family member 26 — its product is MEISSEERVELSIVEHLPNNGDAGVEEDHLWPTKDGPLPIFLKFENVEYKVKLSAKNPLTAAKVAFSSHMRVDHAGSSCKHILKGIGGSVDPGEILALMGPSGSGKTTLLKILGGRLGGAVKGQITYNDTPYSPCLKRRMGFVTQDDVLFPQLTVEETLVFAAFLRLPARMSKQQKRDRVDAIIAELNLERCRHTKIGGAFVRGVSGGERKRTSIGYEILVDPSLLLLDEPTSGLDSTSASKLIVILQRLAKSTRRTIITTIHQPSSRMFHMFDKLLLISEGHAIYHGKARDCMHHFSSLGFTPEIPMNPAEFLLDLATGNLEDISVPGLLRDGSPAPQEFRSRVVAYLQAKYRDHAGEDQAKQPARRPGEQLRLAIRMRKDRSINWFQQFVVLSRRTFRERAADYLDKMRLAQAVGVALLLGLLWWKSQTGNEAQLRDQVGLIFYICIFWTSSSLFGSVYVFPFEKLYLVKERKADMYRLSAYYASSTLCDAVPHVVYPVLFMAILYFMADLRRTVPCFCLTLLATLLIVFTSQGTGELLGAAILSVKRAGVMASLVLMLFLLTGGYYVQHIPKFIRWLRYVSFMHYGFNLLLKAQYHGHLTYNCGSRTGCQRLQSSPSFDTVDLDGGMREVWILLAMAVAYRLLAYFCLLKRITLTPL